GGTGCGGCGCCCACCTGACGGCGCTGCGCCGCCTCTGGGTGGAACCGTTCAGGGAGCCGGCGATGGTGACCGTCGAGCAGCTCGAAGCCGCGGCGGCGCAGGGTGACGACGCCCTGCTGGCGTTGCTGCTGCCGGTGTCGGCCGGGTTGGCCGGGTTGCCTACGCTGCGGCTGGACGCGGCGCAGTCCCTGGCCGTCTCACAGGGCCAGCAGATTCCCGTCGATCCCGCGTTGAGTGGGCAGCTGGCCGTGTTCGCGGATGACGGCCGCCTGCAGATCCTGGGCGAGGCCGTCGACGGCAAGCTGCATATCGTGCGGGGGTTCAACCTGCCGCCGACCCCACAGGATGCCAGTTGACCATGACGGTCTTGTTGTCATAGGGCTCTGGTCGCTACAATACGGAGCTTGTTCCAGACTTTTCATTCATCTAGGCGAAGCTTGCGCAACGTCATCGCGTGACGTTGCGCAAGCTTCGCACCCGTTTTTTTAGGAAGAGATCACATGTCCCTTACCGCAGAACAGACCGGCAAGATCATCGCTGACTTCGGCCGCGTGCCGAACGACACGGGTTCGCCGGAAGTGCAGGTCGCCCTGCTGTCGGCCCGCATCGACCACCTCACCGACCACTTCAAGGCTCACAAGCAGGATCACCATTCCCGCCGCGGCCTGCTGAAGCTGGTCAACCAGCGCAAGCGCCTGCTTGCCTACCTGAAGGATCGTGACCTGGCCCGTTACCAGGGCCTCATCGAGCGCCTCGGCCTCCGTCGCTAATCCCCAAAGGAACAACTAAAGTGGCGAAAGTAACCAAGTCATTCCAGTTCGGTAATCACGAAGTCACACTGGAGACGGGCGAAATCGCCCGCCAGGCTTCCGGTGCCGTCATGGTCAGCATGGGCGGCACGGTCGTGCTGGTCACCGTGGTGGCCAATGCCAAGGCGAAGGAAGGTCAGGACTTCTTCCCGCTCACGGTCGACTACGTCGAGAAGTTCTACTCCGCGGGTCGCATCCCGGGTGGCTTCTTCAAGCGCGAAGGCCGCCCGACCGAGAAGGAGACGCTCACCTCGCGTCTGATCGACCGTCCGGTGCGCCCGCTGTTCCCGGAAGAGTTCAAGAACGAAGTGCAGGTCATCGCACAGGTCGTCTCGCTGAACCCGGAAATCGACGGTGACATCCCGGCCATGCTGGGCGCCTCCGCCGCGCTGAGCCTCGCCGGCATCCCGTTCAAGGGCCCGATCGGCGCCGCCCGCGTCGGTTACGCCAACGGCAAGTACCTGCTGAACCCGACCGCCACCGAGCTGAAGACCTCGGAGCTGGACCTGGTCGTCGCCGGTACCTCCAACGCCGTGCTGATGGTCGAATCCGAAGCGAAGCTGCTGTCGGAAGACGTCATGCTGGGCGCCGTGGTGTTCGGTCACCAGCAGATGCAGGTGGCCATCCGCGCCATCGCCGAGCTGGCCACCGAGGCGGCTCGTCCGTCCATGGCTTGGCAGGCTCCGGCCCGCAACGAGTCGCTCGTCGCCGCCCTCACGGGTGCCGTTGGCAACCAGCTGGAAACCGCCTTCCAGGTGCGTGACAAGCTGCAGCGCCGCGATGCCATCTCGGCCATCAAGAGCGATGTGCTCGCCTCGCTGGCTGCCGATGTGGAAGCCAAGGGCTGGGACAAGGCCGAGCTCGCGAAGGAATTCGCTGAACTCGAATACCGCACCATGCGCGACGGCGTCCTCAAGACGAAGATCCGCATCGACGGTCGCAACCTGGACGACGTCCGCCCGATCACCATCCGCGTCGGCGTGCTGCCGCGTACCCACGGTTCGGCGCTGTT
This genomic interval from Dyella japonica A8 contains the following:
- the rpsO gene encoding 30S ribosomal protein S15 — its product is MSLTAEQTGKIIADFGRVPNDTGSPEVQVALLSARIDHLTDHFKAHKQDHHSRRGLLKLVNQRKRLLAYLKDRDLARYQGLIERLGLRR